A DNA window from Acidimicrobiales bacterium contains the following coding sequences:
- a CDS encoding ATPase, T2SS/T4P/T4SS family, whose protein sequence is MVAASEPLDGVDAGFGEISVLVSAVHRRAAIDGVEHPSALAELARSFAPWASEPVLASVVAAVRRRVLGLGEIESLLGEPTVSDVLINGPGPVLVERDGSLEVSSVVLDADGVRLLVDRISALTRRRPDVRSPVIESSLPSGHRVTVVVAPVAVRGPVVAIRRRRTDLAGIGSFVEARSGLIGQLLELVGEGSSILVAGVTGAGKTTLIGSLLDAVDPRERVVVIEDVAEIVTSHGDVARLVARDDGINPTVGLGDLVRVALRLRPDRIVVGEVRGAEATHLVHALSTGHRGGLASIHAGDAHAAAARLTSLYRAGVEGPLDDAGVDQLSRAFDKVVVLGRCPDGRRAIVDVAEFRLGFRR, encoded by the coding sequence GTGGTCGCTGCAAGCGAACCGCTCGACGGTGTCGATGCCGGGTTCGGCGAGATATCCGTGCTGGTGTCGGCCGTTCACCGCCGTGCCGCAATCGATGGGGTCGAACATCCTTCGGCTCTGGCCGAACTGGCCCGCTCGTTCGCTCCATGGGCTTCTGAGCCCGTATTGGCCAGCGTGGTCGCCGCAGTACGGCGTCGCGTGCTCGGTTTGGGCGAGATCGAATCCTTGCTCGGCGAGCCGACGGTCTCGGATGTGTTGATCAACGGCCCGGGCCCGGTGCTGGTCGAGCGCGACGGATCGCTGGAGGTTTCGTCGGTGGTGCTCGATGCCGACGGTGTGCGCCTTCTCGTCGACCGAATCTCGGCATTGACCCGGCGCCGGCCCGACGTGCGCTCGCCCGTGATCGAGAGTTCGCTGCCGTCGGGTCACAGGGTGACCGTCGTCGTTGCGCCGGTGGCAGTGCGAGGCCCGGTGGTTGCCATCCGGCGACGCCGCACCGACCTCGCCGGCATCGGCTCGTTCGTCGAAGCTCGGTCGGGTTTGATCGGCCAACTCCTGGAGCTGGTGGGGGAGGGTTCGTCGATCCTGGTCGCAGGCGTCACCGGCGCCGGCAAGACCACCCTCATCGGCTCTCTACTCGATGCGGTCGACCCACGCGAGCGCGTCGTCGTGATCGAGGACGTCGCCGAGATCGTCACCTCCCATGGTGATGTGGCCCGCCTGGTGGCCCGCGACGATGGCATCAACCCCACGGTGGGCCTCGGCGATCTGGTGCGCGTGGCGCTGCGGCTCAGGCCCGACCGCATCGTCGTTGGTGAGGTGCGTGGCGCCGAGGCGACCCATCTGGTGCATGCCCTTTCCACCGGTCACCGGGGCGGCCTGGCCTCGATACATGCCGGAGATGCCCACGCGGCAGCTGCCAGGCTGACCTCTCTCTACCGGGCGGGGGTCGAGGGTCCACTCGACGACGCCGGCGTCGACCAGCTGTCCAGGGCTTTCGACAAGGTGGTGGTGCTCGGCCGCTGTCCAGACGGTCGCCGAGCCATTGTCGATGTGGCCGAGTTCAGGCTCGGATTCCGCCGATGA
- a CDS encoding sigma-70 family RNA polymerase sigma factor, translating into MAKERVERDEEDLVRLYLTDIGQYPLLTKDDEVRLAQAIEAGNEAREVLDRGTCEEGKPLTAAKKREFRKAARAGEEAERTFVQSNLRLVVSIAKKYQASGLPLLDLIQEGNLGLMHAVEKFDWRKGFKFSTYATWWIRQAITRGIANTGRTIRLPVHAGDTLARLQKARSRLELKMGRPATLAELAAEVEMPEDKVTEALRFAAEPLSLSEPLREDGDAELGDVVEDRSAESPFEVAATALLPEEINRLLAPLDEREREILKLRFGLDRGEPRTLEEVGEHFSLTRERIRQIEARAMSKLRHPSSDTGARDLLSV; encoded by the coding sequence GTGGCCAAGGAGCGGGTAGAACGGGATGAGGAAGACCTCGTCCGGCTGTATCTCACCGACATTGGTCAGTACCCGCTGCTGACCAAGGACGACGAGGTCCGGCTCGCCCAGGCGATAGAAGCCGGCAACGAGGCTCGCGAGGTCCTCGATCGTGGAACCTGTGAGGAAGGCAAGCCGCTCACCGCAGCCAAGAAGCGCGAGTTCCGCAAGGCGGCTCGTGCCGGCGAAGAGGCCGAGCGCACCTTCGTCCAGTCCAACCTGCGGCTGGTCGTGTCGATCGCCAAGAAGTACCAGGCATCTGGCCTTCCTCTGCTGGACCTGATCCAGGAGGGCAACCTCGGGCTCATGCACGCAGTCGAGAAGTTCGACTGGCGCAAGGGCTTCAAGTTCTCGACCTATGCCACTTGGTGGATCCGCCAGGCAATCACCCGCGGCATCGCCAATACCGGCCGCACCATTCGGCTTCCGGTTCACGCGGGCGACACCCTGGCCCGGCTGCAGAAGGCCCGCTCGCGCCTGGAGCTGAAGATGGGCCGCCCTGCCACCTTGGCCGAGCTGGCGGCCGAGGTCGAGATGCCAGAAGACAAGGTCACCGAGGCCCTGCGGTTCGCCGCCGAACCGCTGTCGTTGTCAGAGCCATTGCGCGAAGACGGCGATGCCGAGTTGGGCGACGTCGTCGAGGACCGCTCGGCCGAGTCTCCGTTCGAGGTTGCAGCCACGGCATTGCTGCCCGAAGAGATCAACCGCCTTCTCGCCCCGCTCGACGAGCGCGAGCGCGAAATCCTGAAGCTGCGCTTCGGTCTCGACCGGGGCGAGCCGCGCACCCTAGAAGAGGTCGGTGAGCATTTCAGCCTCACCCGCGAACGTATCCGCCAGATCGAGGCCCGGGCGATGTCGAAGCTCAGGCATCCATCCAGCGACACCGGTGCCCGAGACCTCCTGTCGGTCTGA
- a CDS encoding type II secretion system F family protein, translated as MTVVAGVLALAATRTHRLIPPAAGAAAFAASGAIWLGLLAFDVAVGFQIARAVAQRRSRMRARKALPEFVEAAGASLGVGLPLADALRGASLLAPGLGAELGHVVGRLEAGAPYQLATEPLRSHADPDVRFVGATIELAAERMSDAEPTFLGAAVAMRERRLRRSEISAQASQATASALLMALVPLAGVAFGFFGRAGIFDPHLDATLAATVLSAGVALSLVGTAWSLRLITQVEASV; from the coding sequence ATGACCGTTGTTGCCGGGGTGCTGGCTCTGGCGGCGACACGCACTCATCGGCTCATACCCCCGGCTGCGGGTGCGGCAGCGTTCGCGGCGTCGGGTGCCATTTGGCTCGGGCTGCTGGCCTTCGACGTCGCGGTTGGCTTCCAGATCGCGCGTGCTGTTGCACAACGCAGATCTCGGATGCGGGCTCGTAAGGCGTTGCCAGAGTTTGTCGAGGCCGCCGGGGCCAGCCTCGGGGTCGGCTTGCCTCTGGCCGATGCGCTCAGAGGGGCTTCGCTCCTGGCGCCGGGCCTGGGCGCCGAGTTGGGTCACGTAGTCGGCCGGCTCGAGGCCGGGGCGCCGTATCAGCTGGCCACCGAGCCGTTGCGGTCGCACGCCGACCCAGACGTGCGCTTCGTCGGCGCCACCATCGAGTTGGCCGCCGAACGCATGTCAGATGCCGAGCCAACCTTCTTGGGTGCTGCGGTGGCGATGCGCGAGCGCAGGCTCAGGCGCTCGGAGATTTCTGCACAGGCCTCTCAAGCCACAGCGTCTGCCCTCCTGATGGCGCTCGTGCCCCTGGCTGGTGTCGCGTTCGGATTCTTCGGCCGAGCGGGCATATTCGACCCTCACCTCGACGCGACGTTGGCCGCAACGGTGCTGAGCGCCGGAGTTGCACTGTCGCTCGTGGGCACCGCCTGGTCGTTGCGGTTGATAACCCAGGTCGAGGCTTCGGTATGA